The window AAAAGTAATACAGGAGATAATTTAAGATATATTCCTTTGCAAGCAAAGCCCGGAGACTGTGCTATATTTCTTCAAAAAAATGCCATCGAAGTTATAATTAATGAAGAAAAACATTTTATAGTTCCACAAAACGCTATTTTGATATTAGAACGAGATGAATAATTTTGTTTTTTGCTAATTATTTAAAAAAAATTGTATGTTTGTATATAAACTAATCAACATGGATATCAATCTTTTAGAAATGGGAATGATTGGAACAACTGAAATTATTGTAATCGTTTTGGTTATCCTTCTACTTTTCGGCGGAAAAAAAATACCCGAATTAATGCGTGGACTTGGGCGTGGCGTAAGAGAATTTAAAAAAGCATCTAAAGGCGAATATGACGAAGTCGAAAAAGACGATCCTAATAGCGAAAATAAAAAAGACAATCAGT of the Bacteroidales bacterium genome contains:
- the tatA gene encoding twin-arginine translocase TatA/TatE family subunit yields the protein MDINLLEMGMIGTTEIIVIVLVILLLFGGKKIPELMRGLGRGVREFKKASKGEYDEVEKDDPNSENKKDNQ